A part of Periplaneta americana isolate PAMFEO1 chromosome 17, P.americana_PAMFEO1_priV1, whole genome shotgun sequence genomic DNA contains:
- the LOC138693063 gene encoding chymotrypsin-1-like isoform X1 has protein sequence MKQYILFLALCINPDFSSAEETQNPLQPRIVGGRNATQNEFPFVVALLLDGGSRCSGSIINQYKILTVAHCINNTTYDQWLVKAGFYYWHDTNVIERYVGNMKMHRHFETKGDTSFDIGIMDITQPFEFNAAIQPVVLPRFHRRIKPGTKAVAIGWGLSQLRPTPEFPLMLQALDVVTIRNRRCRTKWNKLNRTICAVGKSDLEAACMGDSGGPMMVGNVQWGMIYEGTHNCTGWGPIKILEVSRFTKWIRRFSKIPRQKN, from the exons atgaagcaatatatcctATTTCTTGCTTTGTGCATAAATCCAG ATTTCAGCTCGGCAGAAGAAACACAAAATCCTTTACAGCCGAGAATAGTTGGTGGAAGGAACGCCACGCAGAATGAGTTCCCATTTGTG GTGGCTCTTTTATTAGATGGAGGTTCCCGGTGTTCAGGCTCGATCATCAACCAGTATAAGATACTCACGGTAGCTCACTGTATTAACAACAC AACGTATGACCAATGGCTCGTGAAGGCTGGATTCTACTATTGGCATGACACAAACGTTATTGAAAGATATGTAGGCAACATGAAGATGCATCGCCACTTTGAAACCAAGGGAGACACTTCATTCGACATCGGGATCATGGAT ATTACTCAGCCCTTTGAATTCAACGCGGCAATCCAGCCAGTTGTATTGCCGAGGTTCCATCGAAGGATAAAACCTGGTACAAAAGCTGTCGCCATCGGCTGGGGTTTGAGCCAG TTGAGACCGACACCAGAATTCCCATTAATGCTGCAAGCATTGGACGTTGTTACCATCAGAAACCGTCGATGCAGAACAAAGTGGAACAAGTTGAACAGAACGATATGTGCCGTCGGTAAAAGCGATTTAGAGGCTGCCTGCATG GGCGACTCTGGAGGGCCCATGATGGTGGGAAATGTCCAGTGGGGCATGATATATGAAGGTACTCACAACTGCACAGGATGGGGTCCAATTAAGATCCTGGAAGTATCTCGCTTTACGAAGTGGATTAGACGCTTCAGCAAGATTCCACGTCAGAAGAACTGA